The Lacerta agilis isolate rLacAgi1 chromosome 5, rLacAgi1.pri, whole genome shotgun sequence genome has a segment encoding these proteins:
- the LOC117047529 gene encoding mitochondrial ubiquitin ligase activator of nfkb 1-A-like isoform X1 translates to MCHRDEGRSRAGVTHWAARPGISCALLGSAGKEVRGDGGDRSRARSCQEEALMDTLPLTPGELVCLGSSLAFSGLFYYLHRKKAKVVTKIQEAPKLQVNDSLPSILSATGSSCLHYVAIEGVVQPVEAALTSPYHEELQGVIERLVLKEHRLIWNSLARSWTDSERVVLEQVHTVPFVLASPSGKASGQVSVESPLHAVELPVETVYERFQQTSHGFKDLLSHYLSGEKPKGFLETEEMLLVGSSLTGIGELALHRDGSLHLQPPADGTGYFLRLGDWETILADLRSVSSFWKWASLLCGLAAAAVVLRALCRAYHRHKVHQEQEAQRQEFENLRRHQSAGLDLSEEPPENACVICLTSLRECVLLPCGHVCCCFRCFQAFPSRTCPICRSPIDRVVPLYQA, encoded by the exons ATGTGCCACCGCGACGAGGGGCGGAGCAGAGCGGGTGTAACGCACTGGGCAGCTCGGCCGGGGATCTCATGCGCGTTGCTTGGTTCCGCTGGGAAAGAGGTCCGCGGAGATGGAGGTGACCGCTCTCGCGCCAGGAG CTGTCAGGAAGAAGCTCTGATGGATACTTTGCCTCTGACACCAGGAGAGCTGGTGTGTTTAGGATCCAGCCTGGCCTTCTCTGGTCTCTTTTATTACCTACACAGGAAGAAGGCCAAAGTAGTGACCAAGATCCAG GAAGCGCCAAAGCTTCAAGTCAACGACAGTCTTCCCAGCATCctctctgccacaggaagcagctgCCTACACTATGTTGCCATTGAAG GAGTAGTCCAGCCCGTCGAGGCGGCTCTGACCAGCCCATACCATGAAGAACTGCAGGGGGTGATCGAGAGGCTGGTGCTAAAGGAGCATCGACTGATCTGGAATAGCTTGGCCCGCAGCTG GACGGACAGCGAGCGGGTAGTACTGGAGCAAGTCCACACGGTGCCATTCGTCCTGGCATCCCCCAGCGGCAAGGCCTCGGGGCAGGTGAGCGTGGAGTCGCCCCTCCACGCTGTCGAGCTGCCCGTGGAGACGGTGTACGAGCGCTTCCAGCAAACTTCGCATGGCTTCAAGGACTTGCTCAGCCACTACCTGAGCGGGGAGAAGCCCAAGGGCTTCCTGGAGACAGAAGAGATGCTCCTGGTGGGGAGCAGCCTCACCGGCATCGGCGAGCTCGCCCTGCACCGGGACGGCTCCCTCCACCTCCAGCCCCCGGCGGACGGCACCGGCTACTTCCTGCGCCTGGGGGACTGGGAAACCATCCTGGCTGACCTGCGCTCAGTCAGCAGCTTCTGGAAGTGGGCTTCACTGCTGTGCGGCTTGGCGGCTGCGGCTGTTGTCCTCCGTGCCCTTTGCCGAGCTTACCACCGTCACAAGGTGCACCAGGAGCAGGAGGCACAGCGGCAGGAGTTTGAGAACCTCCGGCGCCACCAGAGTGCCGGCCTGGATCTGTCGGAAGAGCCGCCCGAGAACGCCTGCGTCATCTGCCTCACCAGCCTCCGCGAGTGCGTCCTGCTCCCCTGTGGGCAcgtctgctgctgcttccgctgCTTCCAGGCCTTCCCCAGCCGCACCTGCCCCATCTGCAGGAGCCCCATAGACCGGGTGGTCCCCCTCTATCAAGCCTGA
- the LOC117047529 gene encoding mitochondrial ubiquitin ligase activator of nfkb 1-A-like isoform X2, with protein MDTLPLTPGELVCLGSSLAFSGLFYYLHRKKAKVVTKIQEAPKLQVNDSLPSILSATGSSCLHYVAIEGVVQPVEAALTSPYHEELQGVIERLVLKEHRLIWNSLARSWTDSERVVLEQVHTVPFVLASPSGKASGQVSVESPLHAVELPVETVYERFQQTSHGFKDLLSHYLSGEKPKGFLETEEMLLVGSSLTGIGELALHRDGSLHLQPPADGTGYFLRLGDWETILADLRSVSSFWKWASLLCGLAAAAVVLRALCRAYHRHKVHQEQEAQRQEFENLRRHQSAGLDLSEEPPENACVICLTSLRECVLLPCGHVCCCFRCFQAFPSRTCPICRSPIDRVVPLYQA; from the exons ATGGATACTTTGCCTCTGACACCAGGAGAGCTGGTGTGTTTAGGATCCAGCCTGGCCTTCTCTGGTCTCTTTTATTACCTACACAGGAAGAAGGCCAAAGTAGTGACCAAGATCCAG GAAGCGCCAAAGCTTCAAGTCAACGACAGTCTTCCCAGCATCctctctgccacaggaagcagctgCCTACACTATGTTGCCATTGAAG GAGTAGTCCAGCCCGTCGAGGCGGCTCTGACCAGCCCATACCATGAAGAACTGCAGGGGGTGATCGAGAGGCTGGTGCTAAAGGAGCATCGACTGATCTGGAATAGCTTGGCCCGCAGCTG GACGGACAGCGAGCGGGTAGTACTGGAGCAAGTCCACACGGTGCCATTCGTCCTGGCATCCCCCAGCGGCAAGGCCTCGGGGCAGGTGAGCGTGGAGTCGCCCCTCCACGCTGTCGAGCTGCCCGTGGAGACGGTGTACGAGCGCTTCCAGCAAACTTCGCATGGCTTCAAGGACTTGCTCAGCCACTACCTGAGCGGGGAGAAGCCCAAGGGCTTCCTGGAGACAGAAGAGATGCTCCTGGTGGGGAGCAGCCTCACCGGCATCGGCGAGCTCGCCCTGCACCGGGACGGCTCCCTCCACCTCCAGCCCCCGGCGGACGGCACCGGCTACTTCCTGCGCCTGGGGGACTGGGAAACCATCCTGGCTGACCTGCGCTCAGTCAGCAGCTTCTGGAAGTGGGCTTCACTGCTGTGCGGCTTGGCGGCTGCGGCTGTTGTCCTCCGTGCCCTTTGCCGAGCTTACCACCGTCACAAGGTGCACCAGGAGCAGGAGGCACAGCGGCAGGAGTTTGAGAACCTCCGGCGCCACCAGAGTGCCGGCCTGGATCTGTCGGAAGAGCCGCCCGAGAACGCCTGCGTCATCTGCCTCACCAGCCTCCGCGAGTGCGTCCTGCTCCCCTGTGGGCAcgtctgctgctgcttccgctgCTTCCAGGCCTTCCCCAGCCGCACCTGCCCCATCTGCAGGAGCCCCATAGACCGGGTGGTCCCCCTCTATCAAGCCTGA